The window CAAATCAAGAGTGTGCCCTCTCCTGTGGGTGGGGTCAGTCATAAGTTGTGTTAGACTGAACATTTCAAGGACAGCAGTGAGTTCTTTAGCATGCCTGTCATCGGCTACATCCACATGCACATTCAAGTCCCCTGTAATGACCAAAGACTCAAAATcagttgttttgatactgtatctgtatcagATCAAGCAATGTTTAGGCCTGAATGTGTAATACCGGAGGATGCGTCTAGCATCAGATGCCCCAACTATCTTTCTTCGACCCAAACTTGAGAAAACACGCACTGACGcaaatggaaataaacaaaaactcaAAAACAGAAGACATTTGACTgcggaaaagcgtgccaaggtgtcagtaagtgaatacacatttttttctgctaGATATGTCTTAtcaatcttagaataataatatgggttttcacgGTAGATTTCAAGGGAAGGCAAATTTCAAGGCTAGCTAAACAGGGCTGTTCACTGGTCTTGTATCTTGCAGTCTCTATCAGATCTAGATCTATCAGTGTCAGTCCCAGACATTCAAACAACATACCAGTTATGGCCCATTTTTTATGTGTATTATAACttactcatcacaacacaatatcattcGTCAACCGCactatagtgagggagcgatagtcgaaccacgatatagcgagggacaactgtattgcgttattgttgtgaatatttctctttcttggctttgctgtgtgtCCATTGCTGTGTTTTGTCTCTCGGCGTGACATCACAACCAAGATGGCGGGGTTCAGAAAACGTGCTGGGGGCACAAGTTATTTTCACTcctattttatatttgtttactGGCGGACGACAGCAGTACGACAAAAACTTTTTATTCAGTGAGTACTTTCACGACTAAGGTAGGatgattttaatttgaaacTCCACCAAAGTGCATCTAAAGTCACACAAGGGGTAGAGTGGTCaactcccaacctgaaggttgctggttcaatcctctgtCTACCCGTGACCATGTGAACCAGCAGTGGCTCCTGATGCATGATTTGTAGGTAAATGTAGGAAAACGTGTTCAAGCGCTTTGTGTACGttgaaggtagaaaagtgcCATACATGTGAAAGTTCATACAAAAAGCCAGTATTGAGCATCTGTTGGACATTTATCAATTGGTCATGGGTCAGGAGGTCACCAAAATGGCAAATCCACTATAGGGCTAATAAATTTCATAATAATCTCTCTGTatgtatgaaaaaaaagcaacagagtGCGCACTTAAACCTAGGTCACAACgggcgagcgtcccctgtcctgcgctcttattttggcgggctgtgccttctccggggaggaaaaggcagccgcttcacgcctggtggccgcagctgcggtcaattaacatttgtggcggataaaaggccagcgccgttgAATGTGCAGCGCTGGTTAATTGTTGATAATGTCAATGTTCCttgtttcctcaccggagctgttacctggagtttacttacctgtttatATTCCTATATGTTGTTTTCccacagagcctttttcctctgtcgcttttggGTTTGTTCCTGTTCTTTCGTGAGTTCCCGCACATGTGCAATTAAAGAACTTTTGTTTGCACGCCGCTGCCTCTTCTCTGCACACCGGGGGTCAAGCTTTCGACAACTCAGCCCGAACATAACagcaggttgcaagacaaacgttCACACTTTGTACTCACTTTGTGTGTTGTCCGcacggccaacgtgtgtctttcgtacgttttgctggtgtcaggttttggcaaaatgttcattttttttcctgcatttgGGGAGTCCATATGTGTGTCGTGTGCCACATGTGCAACTCACATACGTAATCAGTGCAGCGAACGCACGTTCACATATTTGTTACATGCTCCATGCATGTCGAGTAAGTCGGTCGTGTGTTGCCCAGATGGTGAGAGTGCATCAATCGAACGTAAACTGGGGTCTATAAAGCTACATGGGTGCCTACGGCTTTGTTTTATATGCGTTAATGTGCAGTGTAGTTATCTATGTGTATTTGTTTTCCCTTTGTTTGCTATGTCGCTcttggtgcccgcgggcaccacgttggtgacccctgatctacatggTATCCAAGTCTTTCAATAAGCGTCATTAAGGAAAAGTACCGCTAAATCATTGACCATTTAGGTTCATAATTTGAAAAAACTGTTATAACTATCATGGCACATGATGTTCTGTCATTAAAAATTGCGAGTGGAGGAAGTGACATAAGTCTCGTGCATGTTTCTGGTATGGATCTTAAGTGGTTGTACGTACAACGTACAGCTTGAATGTAGTTCTTGCAACTTTCATGCAACTTTCATACAAACGCAAGCTcagtacttttattgcaagtttgaggGGCGTTGGTCTTACAACCTACGTGCATTGGATGTACCAATGAAGCAACAGACGTACGTCCGAGCGGCCGCAGATTTCATGTGTGGTACGCACGTTGGACAGGTTGTACGTTGGGTGCACGGGGATCTTACTCcgtcatggtcaccacaactacgttctccaggagcaaaaaaaaaagaatgcagcAGCAATTTGCTGAACGCCACAAACTGCACGGCACGGCCAAAACATCCTAcctccggttgtgacctaggcttgaGTGAGGCATGGATTTTGGGTAGACCCAACCCATGTGGCTCTCACAATGTCGGCTGAGAAAATATTGGCCCTTGAACAAATGGAATTGAGAACCCCTGGTGTATATAGCATCACCGTTATGGGAATTTAAATACATGACAGAAAAAGATGGGTAGACAAGCGATTCTTTAAAGACAAGTTTTATTCAGTGAAACATATTCCAcagaacacttttttttcatatgtcCATGATGCGTCTCATGCTCATGAATCTCATGTTGCTCATGCCCATCTCCCTGAAGCTGCGGTACTCGCCGGGCCTCACGTACATCATCCTGCCACGGAAGTGGGGCTGCTCAAACAGCAGCCAGTGGCCGTCCATCACCTGGCAGGACATGCAGTCGTTCATGCGGAAGCGCTCCATGATGTTGTCGCAGTCCTCGTGCAGCTCGTGCATCATGCCGCTGAAGTTCTCCCTCTCAAAGATCTTGATCCGGAACTGGCCTctgtgctgtaaatgacgaCAGGCgtgtgaaaaaatgagcagGAGCCTCTAATGATCGTCCTGCTTGAAGGTCCGTACCATGGGGATGGAACGGCAGGACCTGATGCAGTCCCGCATGCCCATCATGCTCATGGAGTCGGAGTACTCGCCCCTCCTCATGAAGTACTGGTTGCCCATGAAGTTGGGGCGCTCGTAGACCATGAAGCAGCCGCTCTCCACCCGGCAGGACTGGCACCTGTTGAGGTAGGAGGACATGTCGGAGCAGTCGCTCATGCACTCGTAGGAGCGACCCTGGAAGTTCCTGTCCTCGTAGAAGATGATCTGGAAAAGGGTTCAAATCCCAGAAGAGGGTGTTAATAACCTTAAAAAATGGCTAGCTACCAGTCAGGTTGGTGAGCGTGCTTACCCTGCCCATGGTTGTGTTAGCTGTGTTGGTTCCTCAGAGAACTGCGACGCTGCTTTGGTGACGCCGCCGCCGTGTCTTTTATACCTGACCAAACCCAAAGACTCTGCAGCAGCCATTGTGTAGATTACCCCTGACTCAGCAACATGGTATAGAGGCCCTATGGA is drawn from Dunckerocampus dactyliophorus isolate RoL2022-P2 chromosome 9, RoL_Ddac_1.1, whole genome shotgun sequence and contains these coding sequences:
- the LOC129187823 gene encoding gamma-crystallin M3-like — translated: MGRIIFYEDRNFQGRSYECMSDCSDMSSYLNRCQSCRVESGCFMVYERPNFMGNQYFMRRGEYSDSMSMMGMRDCIRSCRSIPMHRGQFRIKIFERENFSGMMHELHEDCDNIMERFRMNDCMSCQVMDGHWLLFEQPHFRGRMMYVRPGEYRSFREMGMSNMRFMSMRRIMDI